cagtgtgaacactgatagaGTTTCTCCTCAGAGTGTGTTTTTTTTGGTGTAACTTTAGATTATATGCCCTCCTATAGGCttttccacattcactgcactGATACGGTCTCTCATTGGTGTGGACACGCACATGTATCTTAGCGTCAGAAGAATGGCTGAATCTCTTGTCACAGTGAGGACACGCGTACGGTTTTTCTCCcgtgtgaattctctgatgaaTAACAAGATTTCCTTTGGTGCTGAAATATTTGCCACATTGACTGCAGtggaaaggtttttctccagtgtgtgtcCTCATGTGAATCTTCAGATGAGAAGAGCAGAAAAAGTTCTTCCCACACTGCTgacagtgaaagtgtttctggtttctgtgctcttgtgaatgaagtttcttctcttgtaaggtaggaaagctgatgtcacatctggtgcaggtgaagagtttctgttctgtgtgttttctctcatgtgtctctaaacgtctctgtgaactgaatgtctttccacaggtgatgcaggaaagagtttgtgctgtcagtcgcTGTTTTGATGTNAGAGgccgtttctccatcacaacatgaatcaccgctctcatctgaaacaaacacaacagcgttAACAAGAACCTCCAGCACATCTGAAACTACATCAGTGTCCACTGAGAATCAGAAACTTCATTGTACTTTTCAcaagtaacaaaaaaaaactttatatgaaacaggaaaacaaatgatagttaaacatgataaaaaaacaacagatgaAAGATACCTGAGGGTATAaagtcatcatcttcatcagtcTGATCTTCCTCTGATTTgggttctgtttttatctccaTGTTATTGCTGTTCAACAGTTTACCTGAAGGAACAAAATCATCAtgattctcatcttcatcagtctGTTCTTCCTTCACTGTGGTTTGTGTTTCCATCTCCATGAGTTTCCTGCAGTCCACCAGTctgacagaacacatgttgagtggtctggtgttcaggatctgctgttctccagcgttacagacagaatccagagactctgtggaggtttgatcagtagattcatcctgattcaaggtgtgattactgtcacacacagtgtcctgagCGTCTGTGGGGTTTGACTCGACCTTTACCACaatctgacaaacacacaacacatcatcagcactggagctttatatagaatatatgtgtgatgtctcactttggtttagtttgacatgaatgacagtataaaagcagtaaatgatgttgaatgtgtccaaacctcagtgttgagttcatctcctcttgtcctcagcttttcctccagtaacgccacctctttcttcagctgacagatttctgtgatgaaatcatcaatatccagcatGGACAGATCAGTTCCCATCTTATGAactttacattcatttttatctGTTGTCATTAAAACTGAAGAACAAgttattttctgtgtgttttaccTGGGTGCGGGGCTGCCAGGTCTGCTGTTTGCTCGTGCATGCAAGGGCAGCTGGAACATTTTTGGTACCGAGGGCCAAATGCACTAATGACTGGGAAAACACCGGCAGGTCGCAATCCATTATGACAATGAATGGAGATCATAGCTACGCCAGTGCATCCGGAAAAACGTTTACCCTACTTCCGGTCTCCGCCGCCACCATATTGTGAAAGAGGCCtattttcaaacatttcaaGAGCATTGTTAACCTCATGAAACAGATCATTATAATGAGCTTGTTTtccaaacacaacaacattcaACGGCAATCGACCGCGTGGGGGAGGGTTGCATGGCTAAATCCGTCGACCcgggggggggggatggggtGCATGCATATGTGTCTTCTGCATTCACATTGTGtgcattcacatttataatacgtccgtctgagCGGCCAAAGTGTCCGTTCCGggcccatacgttagcggcccaccaggGAAAttgcccggtacgccagatggccagtccgcccctgggtGTTGAGATCAATCAGCCAACTGTATGAAATAGTGTTGAGTGTCTCCGGTCCAGCAGGAGTCGCTCTGCAGCTCTTCAGTCCGCCGATaaacccactaaagaaagaaagaaagtcaaacatcaagcGCTGCGTGTTTATGTAACAGATTTATTATGGTTGTGTTATTTTCATTCAAAATCCCCTTCTCTTTTCTGTTAAATTTATATTGTTGTTTAATTGTTCTATGTATTACATTGTATGGATTAATATGTTtagttttaaatttaaatgtatacgTTCATTTAACATTACAAATGTGGtgcactgtcactttaagagcaTATACTCTGCTGGCACTGGTTTAGCTCGCTCAGATCACTTCCTGCTGAGCCAATAGGAGGTTATGGCAATATTGTTGATGTTTaacgatatatatatatatatatcttgaAAAACGTTATTGTTTTCTTAGACATATTTTGCACAGTGGGACTATAAGAATGTATCAGATTGTGGTTGTATTAGAGGATAGCACCTGTTAGCACGTTTAGCTAACTCTCCGTTTGCCAACAGGGTAATACCAAAtacagtgaaagtgacctatttgtcagatatggtgacccatacccgaaatgtgacatctgcatttaacccatctagtgaacacacatacacccatagctgcagcgcccggggagcaagtatgggtaaggtgccttgctcagggCACCTCAGTCAATGCCTGGTGTGTGGCTTGTTgttattagtgatgctttgaaaaagcataactattgttattcgaacatacatacttcttataattattcttgttccaccaaaagtttggcacgctacttgtcccgcagcttttgacgtagacccatgaatgaatacatcacatcgacgggcctattcgggaatggtgtgctatgacttttataagcgatcgggtgggggggggggtgcgatagtggggcgaaaaaccacccgaaaaatcccaatGACTTAACATTGTGCCCAACTTCgagggatcgtagctccgagtgaggatatcgtagaaacatgaaaataatacacgatttgaagaggctatcaggctctgtaagaacatcactcacaatggggtgtaagttgtacccctggacagactaattcaaatgttagtgctgtcttgatcaaaaacaacttgcgcttgcatttcttaaaacatatcagtgcgattgttctgtcttaaaatgcacacagtaatgtttgttagtaaagtatgtttttaaaaaaaacctccctaaatatcctaattaaaataaggcctagtcctggtttaggctaatCCCTGTACGGGAAACCGCACCTGAAAGTAGAGCATCAGTATTACAACCTTTGAGTGATTGTAAACAACTGAGGGTCGATTAATTTAAAAATTTTGACTaagataaatatatttattaaaatttacACTTAATAATCACCATAACAGGGTGGACATATATTGTGGTTTGCTCATAACATTTAGTGTCTGCTTGCAGTTGTTTTATGAAATGTGCCGGAGCTTTGTCAGACACACATTTATAACAGCTGAAGGTCTTCATGAAACAACACTTGTGAAGTTGAATggtaaatgtctttttttaatctttttaaatTTGTAATTGTGAAGTCTCAAAGACATTTAATGGCGATGCCCCAACTGCATTCCACGTCTgttacattaaatgttgttggATTACATTGAGTTGAAAAATAACCTTTACATCATCCACCAGTACAAAACACTTATATATTAGAAAATAAAGGCAAgagaataaaagaaataaagattACCATGAGGGATACAAGaataaatgaaatttctgtaaCAAGACAATATTTACCAAGACAAGGTTAatttctacactcttaaaatggatGTGTTAACACGTTGTTTTGTGTCATTTATTTAACACTGTGTGCTTACATTCAACACACATTTCTAGACATTATTTACCAGG
This sequence is a window from Triplophysa rosa linkage group LG4, Trosa_1v2, whole genome shotgun sequence. Protein-coding genes within it:
- the LOC130552939 gene encoding uncharacterized protein LOC130552939; translated protein: MLDIDDFITEICQLKKEVALLEEKLRTRGDELNTEIVVKVESNPTDAQDTVCDSNHTLNQDESTDQTSTESLDSVCNAGEQQILNTRPLNMCSVRLVDCRKLMEMETQTTVKEEQTDEDENHDDFVPSGKLLNSNNMEIKTEPKSEEDQTDEDDDFIPSDESGDSCCDGETASXIKTATDSTNSFLHHLWKDIQFTETFRDT